In Flavobacterium sp. CBA20B-1, one DNA window encodes the following:
- a CDS encoding lysophospholipid acyltransferase family protein, protein MHKILSYPLSIVYYLFLSLSLLLFHPIQWVCLKLFGYQAHKTSVDILQWFLMRSANILGTTFNVEGREKLPQNKPIIYVSNHQSMFDIVSIIWFLRATHPKFVSKKELGKGIPSVSFNLKYGGSVLIDRNDPKQALPAIKGLGEYIQKHNRSAVIFPEGTRSKTGKPKRFSENGVKMLCKFAPDAYVVPLTINNSWKMFRFGMFPMGLGSALKLQVHDAMKVSDFDFVTLFQKTEEAIVSSIK, encoded by the coding sequence GTGCACAAGATTTTATCTTATCCGTTAAGTATTGTATATTATTTATTCTTAAGTTTAAGTTTGTTGTTGTTTCATCCCATACAGTGGGTTTGCTTGAAATTGTTTGGCTATCAAGCCCATAAAACCAGTGTAGATATTTTGCAATGGTTTCTAATGCGCAGCGCCAACATTTTGGGAACAACATTTAATGTGGAAGGACGTGAGAAATTGCCACAGAACAAACCAATCATCTATGTATCAAATCATCAATCGATGTTTGATATTGTATCGATTATATGGTTTTTAAGAGCAACACATCCAAAATTTGTAAGTAAAAAAGAATTGGGAAAAGGCATACCAAGTGTGTCGTTCAATCTAAAATACGGTGGGTCGGTTTTAATTGATCGAAACGACCCCAAACAAGCATTACCCGCCATAAAAGGCTTGGGTGAATACATACAGAAGCACAACCGTTCGGCAGTGATTTTTCCAGAAGGAACACGCTCTAAAACCGGAAAGCCAAAGCGTTTTTCAGAAAACGGTGTGAAAATGCTTTGTAAATTTGCTCCTGATGCGTATGTAGTGCCTTTAACAATTAACAACTCGTGGAAAATGTTTCGGTTTGGAATGTTTCCAATGGGCTTGGGAAGCGCCCTAAAATTGCAAGTTCATGACGCCATGAAAGTAAGCGATTTTGATTTTGTAACATTGTTTCAAAAAACGGAAGAAGCAATTGTTTCATCAATAAAATAA
- a CDS encoding BrxA/BrxB family bacilliredoxin — MYPEEIVKPMQEELTSAGFEALYTADEVTNALAKDGTTLVVVNSVCGCATRNARPGAIMSLGNDKKPAQIVTVFAGVHKEAVDTAREKMFPFPPSSPSMALFKNGELVHMLERHHIEGHPADVIAENLKEAYNEYC; from the coding sequence ATGTATCCAGAAGAAATAGTAAAACCCATGCAAGAAGAATTAACTTCAGCAGGTTTTGAAGCATTATATACAGCAGATGAAGTTACAAATGCATTGGCAAAAGACGGAACCACTCTAGTTGTAGTGAACTCGGTTTGCGGTTGTGCGACTCGTAATGCGCGCCCGGGAGCAATCATGAGTTTAGGCAACGACAAAAAACCGGCACAGATTGTAACGGTTTTTGCAGGTGTTCACAAAGAAGCTGTTGACACCGCACGCGAAAAAATGTTTCCTTTTCCACCATCATCGCCTTCAATGGCTTTGTTTAAAAATGGCGAATTGGTTCACATGTTAGAGCGTCACCATATTGAAGGGCATCCAGCAGATGTTATTGCTGAGAATTTGAAGGAAGCATACAATGAATATTGTTAA
- a CDS encoding YARHG domain-containing protein — MKKIGAFLFFLFFAGVVFANDGAYFMSGNQLIPIKETSVEVRKEILSLKRVGDFVEVTVDYTFFNPEKRAKTILVGFEAFSPEGDADFYPKNGQHPYMNDFTVNLNQKILPYEISYVSTENKEKEFSLAEIENSESMLDYAEFYYVYHFNATFQPGNNRLVHTYKFRLSGSVDYAYNFDYVLTAANRWANNKIDDFTLNIDMGAYQDFYINSTFFKSVDEWTIHGVGEKVDDFMKEYRFSNGQSAAGFFIHNGTIQFKKKDFHPKGELFLFNPHFFFINNVFSLQNNLPFHKDLMIFFDEIEDENALKVLQNLPYARRGYVFKNEILKNYYEKMPWYIPNETYVPEPDELDEMEQKWLEGLKNIKILKTK, encoded by the coding sequence ATGAAAAAAATTGGGGCTTTTTTATTTTTTCTATTTTTTGCAGGGGTTGTTTTTGCGAACGATGGTGCTTATTTTATGAGCGGCAATCAGTTAATACCTATTAAGGAAACAAGTGTTGAAGTACGCAAGGAAATACTTTCGTTAAAACGGGTGGGTGACTTTGTAGAAGTTACGGTTGATTATACTTTTTTTAATCCGGAAAAGAGAGCGAAAACGATTTTGGTGGGTTTTGAAGCTTTTTCTCCAGAAGGCGATGCAGATTTCTACCCTAAAAATGGGCAACATCCTTATATGAACGATTTTACTGTGAATTTGAATCAAAAGATTCTTCCGTATGAGATTTCGTATGTATCAACTGAAAATAAGGAAAAGGAATTTTCTTTAGCAGAAATTGAAAACAGCGAATCCATGCTTGATTATGCAGAATTTTATTATGTGTATCATTTCAATGCTACTTTTCAGCCAGGAAACAATCGTTTGGTGCATACCTACAAATTTCGCTTGTCGGGCTCGGTAGATTATGCATATAATTTTGATTATGTTTTAACGGCAGCAAACAGGTGGGCAAATAATAAAATTGACGATTTTACATTGAATATTGATATGGGTGCTTATCAGGATTTTTATATAAATTCTACTTTTTTTAAATCGGTTGATGAATGGACCATTCATGGCGTTGGTGAAAAAGTGGATGATTTTATGAAAGAATACCGGTTTTCTAACGGACAAAGTGCTGCGGGGTTTTTTATTCATAATGGAACTATTCAGTTTAAAAAGAAAGATTTTCATCCTAAAGGAGAATTATTTCTGTTCAATCCGCATTTTTTCTTCATTAATAATGTTTTTAGTTTGCAAAATAATCTTCCCTTTCATAAAGATTTAATGATATTTTTTGATGAAATTGAAGACGAAAATGCTTTAAAAGTGCTTCAGAATTTACCTTATGCCCGCAGAGGATATGTTTTTAAAAATGAGATTTTGAAGAATTATTATGAGAAAATGCCTTGGTATATTCCCAATGAAACGTATGTGCCAGAGCCAGATGAATTAGATGAAATGGAACAAAAATGGCTGGAAGGGCTTAAAAATATAAAAATTTTAAAAACAAAATAA
- the aspA gene encoding aspartate ammonia-lyase — MTSFRIETDLLGDLQVPVNAYYGVQTQRAIQNFKISNYKLNHYPIFIKSLAVVKLAAVETNFELGLIKDDLKEAISQACLDILKDQYLNEFPIDMIQGGAGTSVNMNANEVIANIALEKMGHKKGEYQYCSPNDHVNLSQSTNDTYPTALKLALFQSSKEITNALEKLFFALDRKAKEFENVIKMGRTQLQDAVPMTLGQEFEAFAFTLKKEIPYLQEQAYQFLEVNMGATAIGTGLNAPKGYAQLCAEKLATLLNEPVKMAENLVEATSDTSSFVAYAGALKKLAIKLSKICNDLRLLASGPRTGLYEINLPPKQPGSSIMPGKVNPVIPEVVNQVCFKVIGNETTVCLAAEAGQLQLNVMEPIIALTIFESIEILTNAIDTLRIECVDGITANTEHLRAEVQNSIGIVTALNPIIGYKNSTKIAKQALEENRSVYDLILEQNILTKEELDRYLDPKNMLSSH; from the coding sequence ATGACTTCTTTTCGTATAGAAACAGACTTATTAGGCGATTTACAAGTTCCCGTAAATGCTTATTATGGTGTGCAAACTCAGCGCGCCATTCAAAATTTCAAAATATCAAACTATAAATTAAATCACTATCCGATTTTTATAAAATCATTAGCTGTTGTAAAATTAGCAGCTGTTGAAACCAATTTTGAACTAGGCTTAATAAAAGATGATTTAAAAGAGGCGATCTCGCAAGCATGTTTGGATATTTTGAAGGATCAGTACCTCAACGAGTTTCCAATTGACATGATTCAAGGTGGTGCAGGTACATCGGTAAACATGAATGCCAACGAGGTTATTGCAAATATTGCTTTGGAGAAAATGGGGCATAAAAAAGGCGAATACCAATATTGCTCGCCAAACGATCATGTGAATCTCTCCCAATCTACCAACGACACCTACCCTACTGCTTTAAAATTGGCTTTGTTTCAATCTTCAAAAGAAATAACGAATGCGTTAGAAAAGTTATTCTTTGCATTGGATCGCAAGGCAAAAGAATTTGAAAACGTAATAAAAATGGGGCGTACCCAACTGCAAGATGCTGTACCAATGACTTTAGGTCAAGAATTTGAAGCTTTTGCTTTTACATTAAAGAAAGAAATTCCTTATTTGCAGGAACAAGCCTATCAATTTTTGGAAGTGAATATGGGTGCAACAGCTATTGGCACAGGACTGAACGCTCCGAAAGGATACGCACAGTTATGTGCTGAAAAATTAGCAACCTTACTAAATGAACCTGTGAAAATGGCAGAGAATTTAGTAGAAGCAACGTCTGACACCAGCAGCTTTGTTGCATATGCCGGTGCTTTAAAAAAATTAGCCATTAAACTATCCAAAATATGCAACGATTTGCGCTTATTGGCATCTGGTCCCCGAACTGGTTTATATGAAATTAATTTACCTCCCAAACAACCCGGTTCATCGATCATGCCTGGAAAAGTGAATCCCGTGATTCCCGAAGTGGTCAACCAAGTGTGCTTTAAAGTAATTGGCAACGAAACAACGGTTTGCTTGGCTGCAGAGGCTGGTCAATTGCAATTAAACGTTATGGAACCCATTATTGCTTTAACGATTTTTGAATCGATTGAAATTTTAACGAATGCCATTGATACCTTACGCATTGAATGCGTGGACGGAATAACTGCTAATACCGAACATTTACGAGCGGAAGTGCAAAATAGTATTGGCATTGTTACTGCTTTAAACCCTATCATTGGTTATAAAAACAGCACAAAAATTGCCAAACAAGCCCTGGAAGAAAATCGAAGTGTATATGACTTGATTTTAGAGCAAAACATTCTTACCAAAGAAGAATTAGACCGATATTTAGACCCCAAAAACATGTTGAGTTCGCATTAG
- a CDS encoding carboxypeptidase-like regulatory domain-containing protein, whose product MKINRLFGLCRYVTIFLGIFLLSTWTVKSASLENLIQYKFQQDVFKEITGIVKTEQGDPIPGVVVKLAGTNVETVTDVEGRYKFDASEGDRIQFIYKGYKTIMATVRRSNILNIKMKEEDIDLPDVIISFNYHSAIGCAIDTVGVKKIELNKKHIVDVAFPLVFNVDMRPSEVYRNSEIILKDAEALTRNGNYTYIVDGVRVSEETFRSLNQNDVESVDIYKHTNVYNARFGNKENQSSIALEVR is encoded by the coding sequence ATGAAAATAAACAGACTATTTGGTCTTTGTAGGTACGTTACGATTTTTCTTGGAATATTTTTGCTATCTACTTGGACTGTAAAATCCGCATCTTTAGAAAATCTAATTCAATATAAATTTCAGCAAGATGTTTTTAAAGAAATTACAGGTATTGTTAAAACTGAACAAGGAGATCCAATTCCGGGCGTTGTTGTAAAGTTAGCAGGAACAAATGTAGAAACAGTAACAGATGTTGAAGGAAGGTACAAGTTTGATGCAAGTGAAGGCGATAGAATTCAGTTTATTTATAAAGGGTATAAAACAATTATGGCGACTGTTCGTAGGAGTAATATTTTGAATATTAAGATGAAAGAAGAAGATATTGACTTGCCTGACGTTATAATTTCTTTCAATTATCATTCAGCAATAGGATGTGCTATTGATACAGTTGGTGTTAAAAAAATTGAACTTAATAAAAAGCATATTGTAGATGTTGCATTCCCATTAGTCTTTAATGTCGATATGAGACCGTCAGAAGTTTATAGAAATTCCGAAATCATTTTAAAAGATGCAGAAGCTTTAACACGTAATGGTAATTATACTTACATTGTAGATGGCGTGCGTGTTAGCGAAGAAACATTTCGATCGTTAAATCAGAACGATGTTGAAAGCGTTGATATTTACAAACACACCAATGTTTACAATGCACGGTTTGGAAACAAAGAAAATCAAAGTAGCATAGCTTTGGAAGTTAGATAG
- a CDS encoding HD domain-containing protein, with the protein MDYITQTVNFVKKELEGAEAGHDWFHIQRVYKNALTLLKTEQANEQVVVLGALLHDIADSKFHNGDETIGPKKARNFMASINIKEDVQAHVVKIIENISFKGGNFNRTFHSKELEIVQDADRLDAIGAIGIARTFNYGGYKNNAMHNPEIAPKLKMTKEEYKHHKGTTINHFYEKLLLLKDLMNTQTGKEMAANRHRYMEGFLEQFFNEWEGKV; encoded by the coding sequence ATGGATTACATCACTCAAACAGTAAATTTTGTAAAAAAAGAGTTAGAAGGTGCAGAAGCTGGGCATGACTGGTTCCACATTCAACGGGTTTATAAAAATGCGTTAACCTTGTTAAAAACCGAACAAGCCAATGAGCAAGTTGTTGTTTTAGGAGCATTGTTGCACGATATTGCCGATAGTAAGTTTCACAATGGCGATGAAACTATTGGTCCTAAAAAAGCACGCAACTTTATGGCGTCTATTAATATTAAGGAAGATGTGCAAGCACATGTGGTGAAAATCATCGAGAATATTTCGTTTAAAGGCGGAAATTTCAACAGAACATTTCATTCCAAAGAGTTAGAAATTGTTCAAGATGCCGATCGTTTAGATGCCATTGGAGCCATTGGTATTGCCCGAACTTTTAATTATGGAGGCTATAAAAACAATGCTATGCACAACCCCGAAATAGCGCCCAAATTAAAAATGACCAAAGAGGAATACAAACACCATAAAGGCACAACAATTAATCATTTTTATGAAAAACTATTGCTTTTAAAAGACTTAATGAATACCCAAACAGGAAAAGAAATGGCGGCAAACCGTCACCGTTATATGGAAGGTTTTCTAGAGCAATTTTTTAATGAGTGGGAAGGGAAAGTGTAA
- a CDS encoding acyl-CoA dehydrogenase family protein, translating into MKPDLFQAPDYYLLDDLLTEEHKLVRDAARAWVKKEVSPIIEEYAQRAEFPHQIVKGLGEIGGFGPYIPVEYGGAGLDQISYGLIMQEIERGDSGVRSTSSVQSSLVMYPIWKYGNEEQRMKYLPKLATGEMIGCFGLTEPDFGSNPGGMVTNFKDKGDHYLLNGAKMWISNAPFADIAVVWAKNEEGRIHGLIVERGMEGFSTPETHNKWSLRASATGELIFDNVKVPKENLLPNKSGLGAPLGCLDSARYGIAWGAIGAAMDCYDTALRYSKERIQFDKPIGAFQLQQKKLAEMITEITKAQLLTWRLGVLRNEGKATSAQISMAKRNNVDMALTIARDARQMLGGMGITGEYSIMRHMMNLESVVTYEGTHDIHLLITGMDVTGFPAFK; encoded by the coding sequence ATGAAACCGGATTTATTTCAGGCACCAGATTATTATTTATTAGACGATTTACTTACAGAAGAACATAAATTAGTACGCGATGCGGCGCGCGCATGGGTTAAGAAAGAAGTTTCGCCCATTATTGAAGAGTATGCACAACGTGCTGAATTTCCACATCAGATTGTAAAAGGCTTGGGTGAAATTGGCGGTTTTGGACCTTATATCCCTGTGGAATACGGCGGTGCAGGATTAGATCAAATTTCCTATGGATTAATCATGCAGGAAATTGAACGTGGCGATTCAGGTGTACGTTCAACCTCATCGGTTCAATCATCGTTGGTAATGTATCCCATTTGGAAATACGGAAACGAAGAACAACGCATGAAATATCTTCCAAAATTAGCAACCGGCGAAATGATTGGATGTTTTGGTTTAACAGAACCTGATTTTGGATCGAACCCGGGCGGAATGGTTACAAACTTTAAAGATAAAGGCGATCATTATTTATTGAACGGTGCAAAAATGTGGATTTCAAACGCTCCATTTGCAGATATAGCCGTGGTTTGGGCAAAAAATGAAGAAGGTAGAATTCATGGATTAATCGTGGAAAGAGGAATGGAAGGTTTTTCAACTCCTGAAACGCATAACAAATGGTCGTTAAGAGCATCGGCAACTGGAGAATTGATTTTTGACAATGTGAAAGTTCCAAAAGAAAATTTATTACCAAACAAATCTGGATTAGGCGCGCCCCTTGGTTGTTTAGATTCGGCTCGATATGGTATTGCGTGGGGAGCTATTGGTGCTGCAATGGACTGTTATGATACGGCTTTAAGATATTCTAAAGAACGCATTCAGTTTGATAAACCAATCGGAGCTTTTCAATTACAGCAAAAGAAATTAGCCGAAATGATTACAGAAATCACCAAAGCACAATTATTAACTTGGCGTTTGGGGGTTTTGCGTAACGAAGGCAAAGCAACATCAGCACAAATATCAATGGCGAAACGCAACAACGTGGATATGGCATTAACCATTGCCCGTGATGCACGCCAAATGTTAGGCGGAATGGGGATTACCGGCGAATATTCTATTATGCGTCACATGATGAATTTAGAATCGGTGGTAACATATGAGGGTACACACGACATTCACTTGTTAATTACAGGTATGGATGTTACGGGTTTCCCAGCGTTTAAATAA
- a CDS encoding PA0069 family radical SAM protein translates to MKKEITKGQGAVENIANKFFKQRYETSIYQDDYEEELAKTQILEVFPKTIVNKVKGNSLPFLYSVNPYQGCEHGCAYCYARPTHQYWGFSAGVDFERIILVKKNAPELLEQFFLKRGYKASTIQLSGNTDCYQPLERKLEITRKILQLCLDYRHPVSIITKNSLILRDLDLLKSLAAKNLVNVSLSIPTINEDLRRVLEPRTSSVKTKLKALQTLSENNIPTHVMVAPIIPGLNSMEILPILKTISENGAHSFGYTLVGLNDEVEPVFKDWLEVHYPDRKEKILNQIASLHKGNLAEKNIAKRNAGNGNFADMIHKTFEIGRKKFFSHSKFPALSTDLFDGTKGEQLRLF, encoded by the coding sequence ATGAAAAAAGAAATTACAAAAGGACAAGGTGCCGTAGAAAATATTGCTAATAAATTCTTTAAACAACGCTATGAAACCTCGATTTATCAAGATGATTATGAAGAAGAATTGGCTAAAACACAAATTTTAGAGGTATTTCCAAAAACCATAGTCAATAAAGTAAAAGGCAACAGCTTACCCTTTTTATATTCTGTAAATCCGTATCAGGGTTGCGAACATGGTTGTGCGTATTGTTATGCCCGGCCAACGCATCAATATTGGGGATTTAGTGCCGGTGTAGATTTTGAACGAATTATTTTGGTTAAGAAAAACGCTCCGGAACTTTTAGAGCAGTTTTTTTTAAAACGCGGTTACAAAGCATCAACTATTCAATTATCGGGAAATACTGATTGCTACCAACCTTTAGAACGAAAATTAGAAATTACTCGCAAAATATTGCAGCTGTGTTTAGATTACCGTCATCCGGTGAGTATCATTACAAAAAACTCATTAATACTTCGCGATTTAGATCTTTTAAAATCACTGGCAGCTAAAAATCTAGTAAATGTATCTTTAAGCATACCAACCATAAACGAGGATTTACGCAGGGTTTTAGAGCCCAGAACATCATCTGTAAAAACAAAACTAAAAGCCTTACAAACGTTATCCGAAAACAATATCCCCACGCATGTAATGGTTGCGCCGATCATTCCCGGGTTAAACAGCATGGAAATTCTGCCGATATTAAAAACAATTTCAGAAAATGGGGCACATTCTTTTGGATATACTTTGGTGGGATTAAACGATGAAGTGGAACCTGTTTTTAAAGATTGGTTGGAAGTGCATTATCCCGATCGAAAAGAAAAAATTTTAAATCAGATTGCATCCCTGCACAAAGGTAATTTAGCCGAAAAGAATATCGCAAAACGCAATGCAGGTAACGGAAATTTTGCCGATATGATTCACAAAACATTCGAAATTGGCAGAAAGAAATTTTTCAGTCACTCGAAATTCCCTGCGTTATCAACTGATTTGTTTGATGGAACGAAAGGCGAACAGTTGCGGTTGTTTTGA
- a CDS encoding acyl-ACP desaturase has translation MSIQNVRLEVMQFLEKNIDTFVQNYLIPVEKIWQPSDMLPDARNENFLEEVRELQAYAKELPYDFWVVLVGDTITEEALPTYESWLMDVEGVDQRGGEDGDGNGWAKWIRHWTGEENRHGDLLNRYLYLSGRVNMREVEMTTHHLINDGFDPGTDRDPYKNFVFTSFQELATYVSHNRVAQMAKKYGDHKLSKICKLIAGDEMRHHHAYSEFVERIFQVDPSEMMKAFHYMMKRKITMPANLIRESGGAIGDAFHNFSESAQRIGVYTSMDYVDILNKLIKRWEIDKITNLTDEAEKARDYLMKLPDRMAKLADRMKISDESHIFKWVTPAIVK, from the coding sequence ATGTCTATTCAAAATGTTCGATTAGAAGTAATGCAGTTCTTGGAAAAGAACATAGATACTTTTGTGCAGAATTATTTAATCCCTGTAGAAAAAATTTGGCAGCCTTCTGACATGCTACCTGATGCGCGCAATGAAAACTTTCTAGAAGAAGTTCGCGAATTACAAGCGTATGCCAAAGAATTACCTTATGATTTTTGGGTGGTTTTAGTGGGCGATACCATTACCGAAGAAGCATTGCCTACCTATGAATCGTGGTTAATGGATGTGGAAGGTGTAGATCAAAGAGGTGGTGAAGATGGCGATGGAAACGGATGGGCAAAATGGATCCGTCATTGGACAGGTGAAGAAAACCGTCATGGCGACTTGCTAAATAGATATTTGTATTTGTCTGGTAGGGTAAACATGCGCGAGGTGGAAATGACCACTCACCATTTAATCAACGATGGTTTTGACCCTGGAACAGACCGCGATCCTTACAAAAACTTTGTATTTACTAGTTTCCAAGAGTTAGCAACGTATGTTTCGCACAACCGCGTGGCGCAAATGGCAAAAAAATACGGCGACCACAAACTATCAAAAATATGCAAACTGATTGCAGGCGATGAAATGCGCCATCATCATGCATATTCCGAATTTGTAGAACGCATTTTTCAGGTAGATCCTTCAGAAATGATGAAAGCTTTTCATTATATGATGAAAAGAAAAATCACCATGCCTGCTAATTTAATCCGCGAATCGGGTGGGGCAATCGGAGATGCTTTTCACAACTTCTCAGAATCGGCACAAAGAATAGGTGTTTATACCTCTATGGATTATGTGGATATTCTAAATAAGTTGATCAAACGTTGGGAAATAGACAAGATTACCAACCTAACAGATGAAGCCGAAAAAGCAAGAGACTATTTAATGAAACTTCCAGACCGAATGGCAAAATTAGCCGATCGTATGAAGATTTCAGATGAATCACATATTTTTAAATGGGTAACCCCCGCAATTGTAAAATAA
- a CDS encoding 2Fe-2S iron-sulfur cluster-binding protein, giving the protein MNDIKITIIDRAGNEHIVDAPTDMNMNVMELVRAYELAEEGTIGICGGMAMCASCQCYVLNEEEVNLPEKNPDEEAMLWEAFNVKENSRLGCQIGISPEIEGLRIELAPES; this is encoded by the coding sequence ATGAACGATATTAAAATAACAATAATAGACAGAGCAGGCAACGAGCATATTGTGGACGCACCTACCGATATGAATATGAACGTAATGGAATTGGTGCGCGCGTATGAATTGGCCGAAGAAGGAACCATTGGTATTTGTGGCGGTATGGCAATGTGTGCCTCGTGTCAATGCTACGTTTTAAACGAAGAAGAGGTAAATTTACCCGAAAAAAATCCAGACGAAGAAGCCATGTTGTGGGAAGCTTTTAATGTGAAAGAAAACAGCCGGCTAGGTTGCCAAATTGGTATTTCACCTGAAATTGAAGGCTTACGAATTGAATTGGCACCAGAAAGTTAA
- a CDS encoding YraN family protein, with translation MATHNDIGTKGERLAQEYLQMNGYTILETNYRYKKAEIDIIATKDHLLAIIEVKTRTSTDYGEPESFVNNKKIKLILEATNAYIQEKDLDLEVSLDIISVIIGKTTEINHIPNAYYFF, from the coding sequence ATGGCAACACACAATGATATTGGCACAAAAGGGGAACGATTAGCCCAAGAGTATTTACAAATGAATGGCTACACCATTTTAGAAACAAACTATCGCTATAAAAAAGCCGAAATCGACATTATTGCCACCAAAGATCATCTTTTAGCAATAATCGAAGTAAAAACACGCACTTCTACCGATTATGGAGAACCGGAAAGCTTTGTAAACAACAAAAAAATCAAATTGATTTTAGAGGCAACCAATGCCTACATTCAAGAAAAAGATTTAGACTTAGAAGTGAGCTTGGATATTATTTCGGTAATCATTGGAAAAACAACCGAAATAAACCATATTCCGAACGCTTATTATTTCTTTTAA
- a CDS encoding S66 peptidase family protein: MIQPPYLQKGDTVGIICTARSFSSEAAQPAIELLQSWGLLVELGATIDVNVNQLGGTDQQRTDDLQRMLDNPNIKAIWIARGGYGTVRIIDSIDFSKFLKHPKWIIGFSDITVLHSHIHNLGVATFHAIMPYSVPKALSEAKETLRQALFNEDYQIEIPSNPSNKLGAAEGALVGGNLSIIYSLLGSKSSINTNGKILYLEDLDEYLYHIDRMFYNLKRNGYFDGLNGLIIGGMTDMHDNQIPFGYDVRQIVLDLCKEFDFPICFDFPAGHIPDNRALKLGTTVSLAITENATILKYI, from the coding sequence ATGATACAACCACCATATTTACAAAAAGGCGATACGGTAGGAATAATTTGTACCGCAAGAAGTTTTTCGAGTGAAGCTGCTCAACCAGCCATAGAACTATTACAATCGTGGGGTTTGTTGGTTGAATTAGGAGCAACAATCGATGTGAATGTGAACCAATTAGGCGGAACCGACCAGCAGCGCACAGACGATTTGCAACGAATGTTAGACAACCCCAACATAAAAGCTATTTGGATTGCAAGAGGCGGATACGGAACGGTGCGAATTATCGATTCCATTGACTTTTCAAAATTTTTAAAGCACCCTAAGTGGATTATTGGTTTTAGCGACATTACGGTTTTGCACAGCCATATTCACAATTTAGGCGTGGCAACTTTTCATGCCATTATGCCGTATTCTGTGCCCAAAGCATTATCCGAAGCTAAAGAAACATTGCGTCAGGCGTTGTTTAACGAAGATTATCAAATTGAAATCCCATCGAACCCAAGCAACAAATTAGGTGCGGCAGAAGGCGCGTTAGTAGGCGGAAATTTATCGATTATTTATAGTCTTTTAGGATCAAAATCATCCATCAATACGAACGGAAAAATTTTGTATTTGGAAGATTTAGATGAATATTTGTATCACATAGACCGTATGTTTTACAATTTAAAACGCAATGGCTATTTCGATGGTTTGAATGGATTAATCATAGGGGGAATGACCGATATGCATGACAACCAAATTCCGTTTGGATATGATGTAAGGCAAATTGTTTTGGATTTGTGTAAAGAATTCGATTTTCCTATTTGTTTTGATTTTCCCGCAGGACATATACCTGACAATCGTGCATTGAAATTAGGAACAACCGTTTCGCTTGCTATTACTGAAAACGCCACCATTTTAAAATACATATAA